One window of the Hippoglossus hippoglossus isolate fHipHip1 chromosome 9, fHipHip1.pri, whole genome shotgun sequence genome contains the following:
- the psmd9 gene encoding 26S proteasome non-ATPase regulatory subunit 9, with protein MKMTVGDTSGNSETTMDDVKSLMKKKDDIEEQIKAYYDVLEDQGVGVEGPLIDEEGFPRADVNVYQIRTARHNISCLQNDHKSIMAEIEEALHKLHAREKSKREHDEVEAHGEAMDQQVTLPSPFALVDAVTQGSPASGAGLRVGDEVIEFGSVTTENFQNLQNIAAVVQHSEGKPLRVSVIRDEHKVQMSLTPQRWSGRGLLGCNIVPIRR; from the exons ATGAAGATGACAGTGGGAGACACGTCTGGAAACTCTGAAACAACAATGGACGATGTGAAAAGCCTCATGAAGAAGAAAGACGACATCGAGGAGCAGATAAAAGCGTATTACGACGTGTTAGAAGAC CAAGGTGTCGGAGTTGAAGGGCCCCTGATTGACGAGGAGGGCTTCCCCCGGGCAGATGTTAATGTTTACCAGATCAGAACAGCAAGACACAACATCTCAT GCCTACAGAATGATCACAAGTCCATCATGGCAGAGATCGAAGAAGCCCTGCACAAGCTGCATGCTCGAGAGAAATCCAAGCGGGAACATGATGAGGTGGAGGCCCACGGGGAGGCAATGGATCAGCAGGTCACGCTGCCTTCTCCATTCGCACTTGTGGATGCTGTGACTCAAGGCTCACCTGCCTCTGGAGCT GGGCTCAGAGTTGGGGATGAAGTCATCGAGTTTGGTTCAGTGACCACAGAGAACTTTCAGAACCTCCAGAATATCGCTGCTGTGGTACAGCACAGTGAAGGG AAACCATTACGTGTCTCAGTGATCcgggatgaacacaaagttcagATGAGCCTGACTCCACAGCGATGGTCTGGCAGAGGTCTGCTGGG atgCAACATTGTTCCAATCCGTCGGTGA
- the LOC117768297 gene encoding rab5 GDP/GTP exchange factor-like, producing MMWTDKQRGIRVSKEELLCKSACGYYGNPAWQGLCSKCWREKARPAGAQRQDTRPRNDGTPLTFSKFEEKKSIEKGHRINTMKRLFWGSPSPPKRQESSESQTNALKAYQSLEPGDFTGFLKILRSPSSQRLQSRCTAFLNTVEAYHDLPVQKQSDLVQDFYQSFAEYFNSLPEAQVTQIMEHVEKLIMTRLHKWVFCHDSCDDEQKDLALQRRIRSLNWVTPQMLCVPFPDKKTAVTSDPFLPAITAIIEMDAKRAPQDKLACVSKCSQHVFEALSNSSSEPANADDFLSGLIYVVLKANPPRLHSNMQYVIRFGLPHSLMAGESGYYFTNLSCAVAFIDKLDGPALNLSPEEFESYMLNQRAPSGGIKRQQTTSDTKHLLEELQGRQEKLHQGMDSLNVQLQNWVQAVHSQLDEATAEFALVQKEVAAQAVLSNVFSSTSHDAPPQGDDKDQSVVVLADLHAGPKDTDC from the exons ATGATGTGGACCGACAAGCAAAGAGGAATCCGAGTTTCTAAGGAGGAGCTGCTCTGTAAGAGTGCCTGTGGGTATTATGGAAACCCTGCATGGCAAGGCCTCTGCTCCAagtgctggagagagaaagcCCGTCCAGCTGGAGCCCAGAGACAAGACACAAG GCCCAGAAATGACGGCACTCCTCTCACCTTCTCCAAATTCGAGGAGAAGAAAAGCATCGAGAAAGGCCATCGGATTAACACGATGAAGAGACTCTTCTGGGGAAGCCCATCGCCTCCAAAACGTCAAG AGTCTTCTGAAAGCCAAACAAATGCGTTAAAAGCGTACCAGAGCCTTGAGCCTGGGGACTTCACCGGCTTCCTAAAAATACTACGGAGCCCTTCCTCCCAGCGCTTGCAGTCCCGATGCACAGCTTTTCTCAACACAGTGGAGGCTTACCAT GATCTGCCGGTACAGAAACAGTCGGACCTCGTGCAGGATTTCTACCAGTCATTCGCAGAATATTTTAACA GTCTTCCTGAGGCTCAGGTCACTCAGATAATGGAGCACGTAGAGAAGCTAATCATGACACGGTTGCACAAATGGGTTTTCTGTCATGACAGCTGTGATGATGAACAGAAGGACCTGGCTCTCCAGAGGAGAATACG CTCCTTGAACTGGGTTACGCCGCAGATGCTGTGTGTTCCTTTTCCTGATAAAAAGACTGCGGTTACAAGCGACCCCTTTCTGCCTGCTATAACAG CCATAATTGAAATGGATGCCAAACGAGCACCACAGGACAAACTTGCCTGTGTGTCCAAATGCAGTCAGCATGTCTTCGAGGCACTCTCCAACTCAAGCAGTGAACCTGCTAATGCAGATGACTTCCTGTCAGGACTGATTTATGTGGTGTTGAAGGCCAACCCACCCCGGCTACACTCTAACATGCAATACGTGATTCGGTTTGGTCTCCCTCACAGTCTGATGGCAGGAGAGAGTGGCTACTATTTCACAAATCTG TCTTGTGCTGTGGCCTTCATTGATAAGCTGGATGGACCGGCACTAAACCTCAGTCCAGAAGAGTTTGAAAGCTACATGCTGAATCAGCGTGCTCCTTCTGGAGGAATCAAGAGGCAGCAGACTACCAGTGACACAAAACACCTCCTGGAGGAGCTACAAGGCCGACAGGAGAAGCTGCACCAGGGGATGGATTCTCTTAATGTTCAGCTTCAGAACTGGGTTCAAGCAGTTCATTCCCAACTGGATGAGGCAACAGCAGAGTTTGCTCTGGTACAGAAGGAGGTAGCAGCTCAGGCTGTGCTCTCTAACGTTTTCTCATCCACATCTCATGATGCGCCTCCTCAGGGGGATGACAAAGACCAGTCGGTGGTGGTGCTTGCTGATCTACATGCAGGTCCAAAAGATACCGACTGTtag